The genomic interval AGTAATCTTAATCAGATACTGGAACTCCTGTAATAATATGTTGGTTCTCTTCAAAAACAAACTCATTACTTTTCTCTTGTTATCAACCGACAACCAGACTAAATCATGTTCTACTACTATTGCTTGACAGGGTCACAACAAATTATAGTCACATGGAGATTCAGATGTGGACCTAGAGAGAGGCTGCAGGTTGTGTTTATCCATTTAGCCTTGGTAAATTGAATTTGATTGGCATTCTTCAGTTCTTTCAGTTTCAGCTGATAGCTGATGTAGTGATAATCCTGAAGATTCAAAGCTAAGATAAAGTCATATACAAACAATAAAAGCGCTGGCATACCCATATCTGATTCCCACAATGTACAGCTGCATCTCCAGGATGTGAAAGCCTGACAGTATTGCACAACTCAATCAATGTCTCTATAACTTTCAGCTATAACTGGTTTAACAGTACACCATACAGCCACCTTAAATCATGGTTCTGGTCAAGCAAGTGAAGATGAGTTTTATAGTTTGGAATTTACGATTATTTGTTTATCTGAAGCCAGTGATATGTTGTTTggagtttattttcttgattagACGTTGGACAAGGATGGGCCAACAGTCTTGCAGAGTTAAAGATTGTCTAAATGTACAGGAAGGCTTGGATGTTGTTGATGGCTTGAGCCTTAGAAATCATCACAAGTAGGGACAGGATTATGGATCCACTGTGCATGGGTGCTGCTCCATAACTGTACCACTTATGGCATGTTCCAAGCCTTGTATGGGAACATAGAGCAAGGGTAGATAGCCAAATATCTATAATGAGAACTGGGAAGTATTCGTAGACTAAGAAGGAAGGAACTTATTATAATCTTatgggagaaaaagaaaaagaaagagaggccAGGGGCTGATGAGTGCCAGTAGTGGTCCTTTGCATTTATGAGAATATTGAGGTTTGGATTTTGGTTTCCAGTCAGGAGGCGCCCTGTCCTTGAGGACTAAACTTTGCTGAGGTTGTTCATGAATGCATGCATGTCTTAAAAATTCTCCATGGGAGTGAAATTAAAGAATTACAAACTGTCTCCATATGTGCCGCTGCAACGTCTTGGTTGATTGGATGGTTTGAGTAATTGATTCATCCTTAGTCCCTCGTCTTTCTGAGAACAAAAGTGACATATTTCTGCATGAACAAAAGGAAATGCTGGGCAGCCCAGTTTTTTGGCAACATTGTGGGGCTTGTTTTGATTGAACTTTTGACCTCACTCATCCGGCATCTAATTGCAtctttcatttgtttgaagATTCATAAGCTCTGGTGTCTGGCACTCAACAAACTTACTTTAGTACTGAAATCCTCAAAGTACTTACTTAATCATGCATACGTGCTACCTTTCTGTCACGTAACCTCAGAAACAACTCGTATTTTAGAGcagatagagagagaaagagagagacatTGACCGGAAGCTTCTGCAAGTTGAAATATTAGCTTTTGAGTGGTGCCAGAATAAGCATGAAAGGAATCATCGACACAAGTAGCTCCGGTATATTATTAATGGAGAATCCAAGCTAAGAGTAGCCATCAGCAAGTCTTGAAGATGATGCCTTCCATCTTTTGCCATCTTTTTAGATAATTCAGTTGGATAGGCATCAATGTCATGCACCATAACTTTAAATGATACCCAATGACATTTACATGCTGATTTGATGAATCCCTTAATGCAGGCATGTGCTGTTTGGCACCACTAAGAGGTAGAAGACTAGCACGAGATTTACGATCTGTGCTGCAATTTTCAAGGTCCTATGGGTGGGAAGGTATCACTTTCAATGTAACCATTGGTTTAATTGTCCCTTCTCCACTCTCCCGGTGCACCATTGAGGCCACTATTGAAGAGGACAAATCAATAAAAGAGTGGTCAATTTTTATGTGAGCCCATTCTACAGTACCTAGGTCCACTTGTCACTGTGCAGTGGACCACCTGTACTACCATCAATCCCAATTCACCATTGGCTCTTGTTGGTAAAGCTTTGCAAAACAtgagaggatgatgatgatagcGGTGCTGTTTCAATTGGCTACGGACCTCCTTTCTCTTAGTTACTTCAAACTTACAAGTAAGTAAAACTGCCTCCTTAGATttaacttgaatttttttaccaAAAGACATGTTTAGCAGACGCAATCTTTCAGTTATATGGTACccagatattattttttaaggcATGTCTGTGGATTACAACCCATCTGCAATCCAATGCAGTGTGGCTGGCAATGTTCTCATGGAGCCAAAACAAACATAAGTTAGCTCCACATTCATCCTCTTgatcaaaagaatatgccaatcACATCATTGATTAGAGAAAACCCCCAAACAATGGACCCTGACCACCCTTTGACTCCCTGGACATGTCCTTAAGACAGGCTCCATATGACCACCCACCTGACCTACCTCTCTGcctttgtttttcataataaaCTTATGTGGCGGTAGAAACCATTAATAACTTCTTCGTTCttagaataatatatatgaacAGAAGGATCACCTTTGTCAATCAATATAATTATTTAGATTAGTGAAGACAAACATTCCATGAGATGCATATTTTATCTCAAACAACGACTAGTTGCCGCAGATCCTTctattctacttttttttttcactagtGCGGCACTGTCATGTGTgagttgattaataaataatatgtttgtttaagtcccataaaaaaaatattgctttTATGAAGGGGATTAGGAGGGACTGGGAGGGTTTAAATATTGCTTTATTTAAATGAgagtcaaatattttaataatggcTAAATTATATGGGGATTAGCTAATCTCCACCACATACTTCACAGCTCAAAAAGTGGGATCCAGATTGAGAATCaaagagaacaagaaaaatcatCTTTTTAGGATAGACTTCTCATATATGGCTGTTATAAAGAGtatcaaagagaatatggaCACTGTACCTTTTTTCCATTTACTCTACAAACTTGGAGGCTGTTGCAGCAACAGCAGCTGAAAATCCTGGCCATTGGATAGCAACCTTTGGTTGGCTAGCCACAAAGTCATTTCTGGCAAGTCATGAGTGGGTAATAAGCTTGGGATCTTTTTAACCATGGCTGCTGCTGCTTCAGGCTTTACTGAGATTTTATATGGATGGCCTTTCTCTGCTTTTCTGTTTCACTGGCTCCTTGGAGATAGGTACTGAAAGGCTTAAAGATCAAGCCTTTGAGgggaagtttgaagttttttctGCTTTGAGTGCAGAGGCAGCACTTGAGTTTTAAGATCAAAATGggattttgactttttttaattgatttagtgACGTGTTTTAGAGAAAACTGAAAGGATAGCTAGATTAGATGTTTTCTCGGCGCCTTTTTTTGGTGAAGTGTGAGTTTTGAGGGAGAGAAGGTTGGATTGTTGCTGGAAACCCTCGGTTCAGGTTCAAATCCTTGTGGGCAGCTTTAAGGAGGAAGGTTTGGTGGTCCAAGACCTGGGTTTTTCGCTGATCTGTCAAAGAGGATAGGGATTCGATTGATTTCTTGATGATTTATTGGTTTCTTGGTTTTCAAGTGAAGGAAAAGTTGGCACCTTTTTTACTTCCACCTATTTGATTCTCCCTCAAAGCTTCATGCTGGTTTTGATTTGGTGGTGCTGGAACTGGAAATGATTCTCTGGTGGTTATATGCAAGCTCTAATCATTTTTTTGgcctttattttgttcttttcgTGATGAGAATGAGGAAAAGGAGGCACGTTGCTTTTAGTAGTAGCATCCCCAAGGTTCAATCTTGCAGTGCCATCACTTCAAGTCCCTGCAATGTGGTGCTCTCCTGATGGAAAATTAATTTGAGGAGTGagttgtgtgtgtgttttcgtGGCAGCCGAGAATCCAATCCATTCCATACGACTATTTGCTCAAGTTTTTGATTCTTCTCATTGAGAGCTACAGTCACTTTTGTGTCTCCCTATCTTTTACGCCACTGTCCAAAGCACATAAAACAGCAAGCAAGGGGAAACTCAAAAGCACTCAATCCAAGATGACTAATTACTCTTCAGATCTATTTTCATTCATGTAAGTGTGTTCATTTTGTCAAGTTTGTCAATTTCCATCCTTGTTCATTGAACTGAATGCTTTTGTTTATCATGTTCTTGTTTTTGactttgtgttgaaaaaaaggCCTGATAATGAATTCGTTGAGCTACTATGGGAGAATGGGCAGATAGTATTGCAAGGCCAGTCCAATAGACATAGGAAGAGCTTGTTCGCCAACACTGCATCCACCCAATTGAGCAAAGCTCAGGAGAAGGATGGCAGTCCGAGAGTTGGGAGGTTTGAAGCTTTCGATTCAGTGGTTAATGACTTATCTCCCTGCCGTGCCGTCAGGCAATGGGCTGAATGTGCAAGATGATGACATGACCCCATGGATGAACTACGCCCTTGAGGATTCATTCCAGAATGATTACTGTGCAGAATTCTTATCTGAATTCTCAGGGGTTGATTTGAATTCTTTGAATGCTAATAACACTGGTATGCCTGCTGATAGGAGAAGCGGCTTTGGCCTTGGTAGGGATTTTCAGCATGTTGATCACGCACCTgtttcaagagggcttgcaggagGAGTTTTGGAGCCCGGCAAGATCAGGACCAGCCAGTCACTTCATTCACCACAACAATGTCAGAGTTCAGTTCCAGTTAGCAAGTCGAGAGTTGCTGAATTCAGTGATTTTGGTAGCACCAGTACACAACAGGGCCACTGCAGTGATGTCTTGCGTACAAGGCCTCAAAAGCAAGATTTCTCAAGCTCAGAACCACCAAGAGTTAACAGTGGTTTGATGAATTTTTCCCATTTTCTCAAGACCGGTTTCAATCTTGAAGCCGAATATCCATAGTGCGGATAGATTGAGGAGCAATGAGAAGGCATCAACTGCTGGTGGCAGTGGTCCTGTGGAATCCACTCTGATCAACTCTAGTAGTGGTCTAAGGAATGTTTCTGTGACTCGAGGGAAATCTGCTGCTACTTCACATGATGTGTGTTTAAGGTCCTCCAAAAAAGCTTCCCATGAAGATGGGGCCTCTGTTCAACAATCCATAGGCAACCACCAGGAAGAGGCACTGGAGAATAACAAGGATAATACCAATCCTAGCAATATTGACAGACCACTTGATCACAATAGTCACCGATCAACAAGCACGGCCTTGGGCAAGCATGCAACTGAGAAGTTCCCTGAAGTAGTTGTTGCATCTTCTGTGTGTTCGGGCAACAGTGCAGGTGCTCTATCCAATGACCACAAGCATGGAGCAAAGAGGAAAAGCCGAGAAGGAGAAGAAACTGAGTACCAGAGCGATGTAAGTATGGTAAAAGCTTGTGTGGGCTTTTCTAGGCTTCCAGATCCTTGGTTGTGCATGCCTgtggttttctttctttctttcttttctcttgctaGGTATTAGCATACTCATGTTATATTCAGGATGTTGAAGATGAATCAGTCAGCTTAAAGAAACCTCCTCCTGCACGTGGCTCTAGTGCAAAGAGAAGTCGAGCTGCAGAAGTGCATAATCTGTCTGAAAGAGTAAGTATTGGAACCGATTTGTGAGCTTTTGATTGTTTCATTTATTTAGTCCAGTAAGTTCAAAAGAAAGTACTTAACTTTGCACTGATCAACAGAGGCGAAGAGATAGGATCAATGAGAGAATGCGTACGCTGCAAGAACTTATACCCAATTGTAACAAGGTACGTGTTGATATCATTCTCAGTTCATTGGATGTAACCAAACATTTGGCTTAATTTGAGATCATTCTCTTTCAAGGTGGACAAAGCATCAATGCTTGATGAGGCCATTGAGTATCTTAAAACTCTTCAGCTTCAAGTGCAGGTGAAAACTTTGCACCTCAGTAATCTTTATTGATTGTGCTTCTCATTAGTTTCAATTCTTTATAGAGTCTTATTCCTGGTCTTGCATCAGATAATGTCTATGGGAAATGGATTTTGTATGCCTCCAATGATGTTACCTCCTGGAATGCAACACATTCGTGCACCTCCCATGGGTCCTTACTCAACAATGGGCTTAGGAATGGGGATGGGAATGGGTTACGGGATGGGAATGCTCGACATGAATGGTTCCCCCCTAATTCCACAATTTCCTTGCCCTTCACTTCCTGGAGCTCCAGGATTGCATGGGATGCCTGGATCTGCCGCTCTTCAGATGTTTGGAATTCCTGGACAGGGTTTCCCTGTGCCAATGCCACGACCGGCACAATCTTCATCTTTCTCGATGCTTCCTACAAAACCAAACTCAGTGCCTGAAGGATCAGAAGCAGACATAAATCCAGTACCACAATCAGCTGCAGAGACAGTTCCATCTTCAAGTTCAAAGGATCAGCATCACCAGAGTATAAACTCAGAGCTGCCACCAAAAACAAGTGTTCACAACTCACAGATTCAGGCATCGATGAAGGTTATAAGCTTTATCCCTGAACTGTATTTTCTCTTCCAATCACATATTTTTGGGCATGTGACAACTCATCATGTTTTCACGTGCACCATTTTTGTGTGCTGCACCAAATTAGGTGATGCTTCCTGTTTGTTTGTCTCGTGCTTTTGATTCATCCATCCTTGTATTCCAGGCAAATAATGAATGTGCAGAACACTCTACCTTAGTGCAAATGAGTGATCAAAATGTGCGTATAGGTGGAAATGGCTCCATCAATTGTCAGAGGAAAAATGGTATATATCCTTCGTGAGTAATTAGTAAGTAAAGTTCAATCAAATTTTGGTCTGTAATGTATGATCTCTTCCCTGATACAACTTTGTTTCCTGCAGGATAGATAATTCATGAGAAATTAAGTTATTGGCTGATCGAGGTCGGTGGTGCACAGAGACTTCTACCCTGCCACAACTGGATTATAGACAGACATCCACTTTGTGAAAGTCATGCTAGACATCATATGATACAGAAACAACTGTCTGCATTCTAGCTGGGTGAGTATAAGAATATGCAGAAAGTCATCAGAAGGAAGTTTGGATGGGAATCTACTCAATTGTACATTAGAAGGGATACAGATTCAGAGTAGTGGAATCAATGCAGTTAATGTGAATGTCAGAGAGGATGAGTTTTGACATTGTAGCTGAAGATAAGATTGGGTTACACCTTTCTtgcatttattttcattaatgggACTATATTTTTCTATTAGTTTGATTATCTACTGGGATTTTGCCAGATTGTATGATTGTAGAAATCACTGGTTACTGTGCAGATGTATGTACTATATCATACTGCAACTAACAATTGTATTCTAATTGAACTAAACTGTTGCAGAAATTGTTTTGAACTCTTACTGCTGATGAATAATAGCATTAGTTTCTATTACTCGAATCACGATAACGAAACGACAGGGCATCATgtgtttaattttgaatcagaATCTTAGTATCACTATACATCAGTTTGTATCAGTCTAAATTGTTCCTCACTGTGAtaatttggataattttttatacaatttacaaaattatttcaaatgaaaTATTATACTTATAATACAAGAGTTggtgtttatatttgtttttcactCAAAGCTCGAGGGTTTCATTTGTGACTTACCAATATTTCTtaaaaagaggggaaaaaaaaaagaaaaaaagaagaaaaaagacaGATGTATATATACAGCATGACAAAACAAGAAacgaatttttttcaaaaaaaaaaaaaaaaatcagcatcttacaaataatttatattttgcatGTTATGAAAGACTCTTGAACCTGCAGCCTATTGCATTGCTGCACCATGAACAACTCCCAATAGCAATGCATACAATAAAACGTTACTGTGATCTTCCATCAAGACCAACTCATTCACTTCCAGACAATAACCTTCAGGCTCAAGTTTCATCACCCAGGCAAGAAACAAGACAGTATAAGGGCTTCTCTTTAGCTTCTCCTCCCCTTGCTATGGCAAGTGGGGGGCTCCCCCACTCTTCTCAACCTTCCTGGGCGGATGTCGCTGGGAAGACTCGTGCTTTTCTCTCACCTCTGCAGGACCAATCCGTGTTGAACAAGCTCAAAGCCAATTCTAATGATTTTATTCATTTGGATAGTGATACTATGACCAAAGCTTGTCGTCGTTTCCAAAACTCGTTgtttggaaaaatttttggaaaGCCTCCGGCCTTCGATCAAGTCAAGAAGATACTGCTGAATATGTGGAGTAACTTGGGTGAAACTATGATTTCTGATCTACCGAATGGCTACCTTCTAATTAGGTGTGCCTCCCATGAGTCTATGCAGAAGATACTATTTGAGGGTCCATGGGCTGTGAATGGTATTGTCTTACAGCTTGCTCAGTGGCAACCTTTCTTTGAGCCGGCCTTCACCAAGCTTACTACTGCTGCTGTCTGGGTGCAACTCCACAACTTACATGTGGAGTTTTTGGGATGGCGAAACCCCTCGAAACTATACCTTCTTGTTTAGGGTCGGTTGCTTAAAAATTGACGAGTTTACTTGTTCTCTTTCTAGGTCAAATTTTTGCGCGGGTGTGTGTGGAAATTGATCTGGCCAAGCCACTCAAACAAGGTTTTTTTGGATTGGAGATGATAGCCATCAGGGTGTTTGTGGTTGTCCTCTATGAAAGATTGCCAACATTTTGTTACTCGTGTGATGTCATAGGTCATGGAACTAACACCTGCAGCCGCCGGAACTTGGAAAAACcagagcttgtcatctccaccCCTTTGTCCCGACCCGGTGTCGGACAAAGGATGGCGGTTATGGAAGCTCAAGGTTTACAAGGCACTGGCATGGAGGTAGGTGCTGGATCTAAATCGATTGACCTAGAATTGGCTCCGAAAAAGCAggataatttttattgattctGATTATGGTCCGTGGATGCTCGGTAACTCGACGACGGGGTCGCGGTGGTGGGCGCGGTGGTGCCGGTGGCTCCAGGCCCGGAGTCACATGAGCAGCGATGCGAGATCACGTGCCCCGGTTAGCGAGATTACCAAGGCAGCTACCGCTCGCTCTGATGCGTGCAGGGGCGCCTCGTGGTGGTCTCGCTCGGAGGGAGAGGTGGGCACGCTTTCGCTCTAGGGCCTCGGATCTCTCTTGAACAGTGCTCTATTGCCCCACTTGTAGCTTCCGAATCAAATCAGCGATTCTGCTCAAGCTCCTCTTTCAACGGTCCTGCCTCCCACTGAAGCTTTGGAAACAGATAGGGGGTGATATGATCGCTCCTTTCTCTAGTCCCAAGGGTTCACTCGGGTCTCAAAGGCAAAAGGGAAAACTGGTAATTATGATGTCAATATTTCTCCGCTTCTAAGATCTTCTTTAGATCCGGGTATGGGGTTGGAGTCCCGGTGAGCCCTCCGATAATCATATTATGGTTGTTGATCGTCTCGCCGACATTCTTCAACCCTCGGCTCCCTCTCAAGATAACACTTACGTTGAGATGAATGACTCGAAGATTCTTCGGGCTCGGAATCGACTATGAGGAAGACGATGATGAGAACGATGCAATGTCGGATGATGTAGAAAAATGATGAACCCTGATGACAATATGACTCGGATCAATTCCGAATGgtattcgaaaagaaaaatcttGTCCGACGGGCTTCTCTTGAGGCTCCGCCTTCTCTCAAGAAAGGGCGGCTTGACATGGGTGTTGAGGATGCTTGATTTgtatccttttcttcttcttgcgtTAGACTCTTCGCTTGTTAGTTTACAAATATTTTGTTCTTGGTGTTCTTATTATCATGTCTTATTATATGATGACCCGAAATTACTAATATTGTTTGTTGGAATTGTAGAGGTGTGTCGGGCCGGGACACTACTTCGTGATTTTTGCAAAATGGTCGGGAAGATAAGCCCTTTGATTTTTCTCGCTTGGTTGAAACCAGAGCGGATTCGTCCCCGCTTTGGAGAGATTCTGTCAAATTCTTGGTACTAGTTGGCACTGGGCTGCGCTTCTTTCGCAAGGCTATTCCGGTGGTATTATCGTTTCTCGGAGGATTAACATTGGTTCCGTGACTCAGCTGGCCAAATCACGGTTTGCTCTTCATCTTGTTATTACCATCGCTCAACAACACTCTTGGGTTCTCTCCATCATTTATAACTCTAATCATATTCATGGCCAACGTATTTTGTGGAAAGAACTCTCCGATATTGCTTCAGCTAACTTACCTTGGCTTGGTATAGGGATT from Dioscorea cayenensis subsp. rotundata cultivar TDr96_F1 chromosome 7, TDr96_F1_v2_PseudoChromosome.rev07_lg8_w22 25.fasta, whole genome shotgun sequence carries:
- the LOC120264360 gene encoding uncharacterized protein LOC120264360; translated protein: MAVRELGGLKLSIQWLMTYLPAVPSGNGLNVQDDDMTPWMNYALEDSFQNDYCAEFLSEFSGVDLNSLNANNTGMPADRRSGFGLGRDFQHVDHAPVSRGLAGGVLEPGKIRTSQSLHSPQQCQSSVPVSKSRVAEFSDFGSTSTQQGHCSDVLRTRPQKQDFSSSEPPRVNSGLMNFSHFLKTGFNLEAEYP
- the LOC120264358 gene encoding transcription factor PHYTOCHROME INTERACTING FACTOR-LIKE 15-like isoform X4 — translated: MRTLQELIPNCNKVDKASMLDEAIEYLKTLQLQVQIMSMGNGFCMPPMMLPPGMQHIRAPPMGPYSTMGLGMGMGMGYGMGMLDMNGSPLIPQFPCPSLPGAPGLHGMPGSAALQMFGIPGQGFPVPMPRPAQSSSFSMLPTKPNSVPEGSEADINPVPQSAAETVPSSSSKDQHHQSINSELPPKTSVHNSQIQASMKANNECAEHSTLVQMSDQNVRIGGNGSINCQRKNGIYPS
- the LOC120264358 gene encoding transcription factor PHYTOCHROME INTERACTING FACTOR-LIKE 15-like isoform X6; translated protein: MRTLQELIPNCNKVDKASMLDEAIEYLKTLQLQVQIMSMGNGFCMPPMMLPPGMQHIRAPPMGPYSTMGLGMGMGMGYGMGMLDMNGSPLIPQFPCPSLPGAPGLHGMPGSAALQMFGIPGQGFPVPMPRPAQSSSFSMLPTKPNSVPEGSEADINPVPQSAAETVPSSSSKDQHHQSINSELPPKTSVHNSQIQASMKANNECAEHSTLVQMSDQNVRIGGNGSINCQRKNG
- the LOC120264358 gene encoding transcription factor PHYTOCHROME INTERACTING FACTOR-LIKE 15-like isoform X5, whose protein sequence is MRTLQELIPNCNKVDKASMLDEAIEYLKTLQLQVQIMSMGNGFCMPPMMLPPGMQHIRAPPMGPYSTMGLGMGMGMGYGMGMLDMNGSPLIPQFPCPSLPGAPGLHGMPGSAALQMFGIPGQGFPVPMPRPAQSSSFSMLPTKPNSVPEGSEADINPVPQSAAETVPSSSSKDQHHQSINSELPPKTSVHNSQIQASMKANNECAEHSTLVQMSDQNVRIGGNGSINCQRKNDNS
- the LOC120264358 gene encoding transcription factor PHYTOCHROME INTERACTING FACTOR-LIKE 15-like isoform X3, giving the protein MRTLQELIPNCNKVDKASMLDEAIEYLKTLQLQVQIMSMGNGFCMPPMMLPPGMQHIRAPPMGPYSTMGLGMGMGMGYGMGMLDMNGSPLIPQFPCPSLPGAPGLHGMPGSAALQMFGIPGQGFPVPMPRPAQSSSFSMLPTKPNSVPEGSEADINPVPQSAAETVPSSSSKDQHHQSINSELPPKTSVHNSQIQASMKANNECAEHSTLVQMSDQNVRIGGNGSINCQRKNGIYPS
- the LOC120264358 gene encoding transcription factor PHYTOCHROME INTERACTING FACTOR-LIKE 15-like isoform X2 — protein: MRTLQELIPNCNKVDKASMLDEAIEYLKTLQLQVQIMSMGNGFCMPPMMLPPGMQHIRAPPMGPYSTMGLGMGMGMGYGMGMLDMNGSPLIPQFPCPSLPGAPGLHGMPGSAALQMFGIPGQGFPVPMPRPAQSSSFSMLPTKPNSVPEGSEADINPVPQSAAETVPSSSSKDQHHQSINSELPPKTSVHNSQIQASMKANNECAEHSTLVQMSDQNVRIGGNGSINCQRKNGIYPSIDNS
- the LOC120264358 gene encoding transcription factor PHYTOCHROME INTERACTING FACTOR-LIKE 15-like isoform X1 codes for the protein MRTLQELIPNCNKVDKASMLDEAIEYLKTLQLQVQIMSMGNGFCMPPMMLPPGMQHIRAPPMGPYSTMGLGMGMGMGYGMGMLDMNGSPLIPQFPCPSLPGAPGLHGMPGSAALQMFGIPGQGFPVPMPRPAQSSSFSMLPTKPNSVPEGSEADINPVPQSAAETVPSSSSKDQHHQSINSELPPKTSVHNSQIQASMKVISFIPELYFLFQSHIFGHVTTHHVFTCTIFVCCTKLGDASCLFVSCF